In the Halobacteriovorax sp. GB3 genome, CAAGGGCCTATTTAAAAATTGCTGAAGCAACAATGAGAACAGGTGAATCTTTAAAGAATAAAACAGTTCTAGAATTGGGAAGTTCACCAGGCGGAGCGAGTTACTTTCTCACAACTGAAGGTGCAAAGGTTTATGGAGTCGATCCAGCAGAAATGGACTCTTCTGTTTTAGAATCTCCCCTTTTCACTCATATACATAAAAGTGTTCAAACAGTTAACAAAAGAGACATCCGCCTAGGAAAAGGGATTTCAATCATAGCTAATGATATGAACCTTCCATTTGAACAATCTTTAAATGAGACTCTACGAATGGCCGAGATGATTGGTGATGATCTTGAAACGGTCTATTTAACTATTAAATTACCAAAGCCTTTTATGGTGAAGTTTATAAAAGGCCATATTGATAAAGCAAGGAAAGCGGGTTTTAAGAAAGTACAAGGAATGTCATTGGTATCACATCGAAACGAATACCTTCTCTTAATGAGAAGAAAGTAGAACGAAATGAAATTAACATTCAGTCTCGTTATTCTTTTTTTAAGCTTATGCTCGTTTGCCGGCCTTATCAGTGAAAAAGACTGTCAGTTTTTCTACGATGACCCTTATGAGACCTTTTCTAGAGTTCCAAAAGGAAAGTATAAAGGTGTTTGTCTCGACCTTGAAAAAAGAAGAAATTTAAAGCGTGTCACAAATAATCAAGACTCACTTGTCATTGCAAACTTTCTTCACGAAGGAAAGTACTGGAAAGCATCAATTCCTAATGGCAATATCTTCAAAAGAGTTATCTTACAAGTAGAGTTTTTTCCACCAGAATGGATAGCCGCTCATACTCAGATGAGATTCGATCTCAAAGAAGGAAAACAAATTACTTTAGAGGGACAGAATGAGACAAATAAAGGTGAGATCCTACATCTTAGTTCTCTCATTATTTCATTCGAAGCCCTCAAATCGATTAAGGGAGAGAAATACAGCCTCTTTCGTGGACTCATGGATCGCTATGCTCTTTCGGCCAGAATGTTCTCCTTAAAGACGGCCTACAACCATATTGTAATAAAGAAGAAACACAAAAACCAACAACTTCTTTTAAGCTTTAATGATAAGCAAGTTAGAACGTTGTTTGATTATTATGTTGATCGAGCAAATAGAAACTCAAATCATAAGGAAATGTATAATACATTAAAAAATAATTGTACGACAGAGATCTATGATGGTCTTCAATTTGTGAGAAGAATGCCAAAATTAACGCTAGATATTTTTGGAAAAGAAATCCCTCTTATAAGAAAGAAGCACTTCCTCTCGTTTCTTCCCGTAACTGCTAGAAAACATCTCGTTAAAAGAGAAATTTTAAAGGATATTCTCTTACCACTTGAAAAAGAGGTTCTCCCATTCTAGGAGAACCTCACACAGACAATTATAAACATTCTTCAACAGGTAAAGTTCCAATTGATTTCGTAGCAAAGTGTTTAAAAGGTACACCACGTATTTCTAGTTCTACTTTCTCTTCAAGACTTCTAAAACATTGTTCGTCATGTTTTTCAAATACTTCAGTTAGAATGATACGAACATCTGTTTTCACAAGATCTTCTCCGTTAATAATGATGTCCAAAGGACTTCTTCCTGGTCGATCAAGATCAGGATTGGCACAAGCTCCAGCAGTTACACACGGTCCAAGGTTTTCAGCATTTGAATGATCTAAAACAGCAAGCCATCGTAGGCTTGGGACATTAAGTTTTAATTCACTAAAACCGTACCCAATTTCCGAACATCTCACATTTTCTTCAGTTACCTTAACCATGATTGGTGTTGTCACATCCTTAAGAACTCGCTCTGTTCTTTGTGCAAATGTAAGTGTTGGTAAAATTCCTAGCATGATAACAGAAAACATAATTTTTTTCATAGTTCCTCCCCTTTCTGTAGGACTAAATTATCTTTTCTGATAAATTAAATAAAATTATTAAAATCTATTTTTACCATAGGATTTTTTTATGTTACCGAGCCACAACGAAATCACCTATTTTTTAAAACTAGCAAATGTAAAGAATATTTCTAAGGCGTCTAAAGTTCTAGGAGTCAGTCAGCCCACTTTAACGATGGCCATGCAAAAACTTGAAAATAGTCTTCAGGTAACTCTCTTTCATCGTCATAAAAAGGGAATTACTTTGACTAAGGCCGGTGAAAAGTTTCGTTTAAAAGCTCGTGACTTAATTGAGAATTGGAATAATCTCTACAATGAAACACGTGAACTCGACAGTGCTCCCATTGGCCAATACAAGTTTGGGCTTCATAGAAGTGTTGGCCTTTACATGCTACCTCTTTTTTTTCCTAAGTTATCGCGAGCCTATCCCGATTTAGAATTAATTATCAATCACGATTTATCACGTCACATATGTGAATCAATCATTACGTTTGATCTCGATCTTGGACTTGTTATTAATCCTACAAAACACCCTGATCTTATTCTGCAGAAGGTTCTCGATGATGAAGTAACACTCTTTGTAAAATCAAAGGGGAAAATTCAAAAGAATCTCATTTACGATTCCCATTTAATACAATCACAAGAACTACTTAAAAGACTAAAAAAATCCGAATACAAAAACTATAAGCATATTCATCTTTCTAGTTTAGAGAATATTACGAAATTGTGTGAAACAGGAGCAGGGATTGCTCTTTTACCTAAGAGAGTTGCAACCTGTATATCTGGAACGAAAATAAGGCCACTCAATGATGTGCCGTTTTTTAAAGATGAACTCTATCTTGCTTATCGCTTAGAAAATAAAAATCTACCAGCGATTCAAGCAATTAAAGAAACAATATTAGCTTCCCTTTCGAAAGAAACATCCTAGTGATTCTTTATTTCGTCTCGATGCCTGAAGGACCATATAACCGACTTCTACGGCATTACGAATACCGATTAATTCATCGGTAAGAACACATTTCTTATAGAATTTTCCAATCTCATCGAGAAGTTCGTGAAACATCGCATTTGCTCGTCCAAGACGATCATTTGATCTTGTCAGACCGACATAGTTCCACATCGTTTGTTTCAGTGTTAACCAGTCTTGATGTAAAAGTGCACGATCTGTTTTCTTTACTCCATCTTGCCAGTCTTTGATATCGAAGGCCTGGTAAAGCTCTACTTTCCCAATCTTTTCTAAGATATTTTCTGCAGCGATATAGCCAAATGTTAGACCTTCAAGGAGTGAAGTCGATGCAAGGCGATTGGCACCATGAAGGCCAGTACAAGCAACCTCACCAACAGCATAGAGATTTTCTAGAGAGGTTCTTCCATCGAGGTCAGTTTTTACTCCACCACAAGTGTAATGAGCAGCAGGAACAACAGGAATTGGCTTCTTAGTAATATCAATTCCATTTTCTAAGCAGTGATCATAAATTGTTGGAAAACGGTTTTTCAACCAATCAGCATCTTTATGTGAAATATCGAGGTAAACACATTCATGCTTAGTCTCAATGGTCTCTTCTAAGATCGCCCTAGCAACAACATCTCTTGGTGCAAGCTCTAGGTCTGGATGATAGTTTTCCATAAACCTTTCACCATTACAGTTAAAAAGAACTCCCCCCTCACCTCTAACAGCTTCAGAAATAAGAAAACGCCTGTGAGATGAACTATTATAAAAAGTCGTTGGGTGGAATTGAATGAATTCCATATCAGTTAAAACTGCTCCGGCCCTTTTGGCCATGGCGTGTCCATCACCTCTCGCCCCTTCAGAGTTAGAGTGGTGTAGATAAATAGAGCCAATTCCACCAGTTGCAAGTACTGTATACTTTGAGATGGCCTTGCAAACTTCTTTGGTTTCTTGGTTATAGAGATAAGCTCCTACAACTTTGAGATCTTCATATCTCTGTTGAATACGAACACCGTGGTGAAGAGGTGTTAATAAATCAATTGCCGTATGCTTTGTTAAAATTGAGACATTTGGAAAACGAGACTTATCTTTCAAATAATTCAATAGAGATGTTTGGATCGCCTTTCCAGTAAAGTCACCTTGATAGAGAATACGATCTTTTGAATGAGCTGCTTCTCTTGTGAACTTGAGCTTTCCATTTTCTTCGCGTTCAAAATTTGTTTTTGCTTTATCAATGAGAATATCTT is a window encoding:
- a CDS encoding SAM-dependent methyltransferase, coding for MENIFILFYTNSENIKHLKEEIKLRYPFLRPSFSYQNLLSFKSDKNFKLDSIFQINPVFARRVSLFIEKTTSYEVLPTDHFVDFENHPTGKPATEVGQKVRTIYKIKENYWITEHIHSNKLSPFPVSDPCLIQPEEAPSRAYLKIAEATMRTGESLKNKTVLELGSSPGGASYFLTTEGAKVYGVDPAEMDSSVLESPLFTHIHKSVQTVNKRDIRLGKGISIIANDMNLPFEQSLNETLRMAEMIGDDLETVYLTIKLPKPFMVKFIKGHIDKARKAGFKKVQGMSLVSHRNEYLLLMRRK
- a CDS encoding lipoprotein N-acyltransferase Lnb domain-containing protein, whose translation is MKLTFSLVILFLSLCSFAGLISEKDCQFFYDDPYETFSRVPKGKYKGVCLDLEKRRNLKRVTNNQDSLVIANFLHEGKYWKASIPNGNIFKRVILQVEFFPPEWIAAHTQMRFDLKEGKQITLEGQNETNKGEILHLSSLIISFEALKSIKGEKYSLFRGLMDRYALSARMFSLKTAYNHIVIKKKHKNQQLLLSFNDKQVRTLFDYYVDRANRNSNHKEMYNTLKNNCTTEIYDGLQFVRRMPKLTLDIFGKEIPLIRKKHFLSFLPVTARKHLVKREILKDILLPLEKEVLPF
- a CDS encoding LysR family transcriptional regulator, with amino-acid sequence MLPSHNEITYFLKLANVKNISKASKVLGVSQPTLTMAMQKLENSLQVTLFHRHKKGITLTKAGEKFRLKARDLIENWNNLYNETRELDSAPIGQYKFGLHRSVGLYMLPLFFPKLSRAYPDLELIINHDLSRHICESIITFDLDLGLVINPTKHPDLILQKVLDDEVTLFVKSKGKIQKNLIYDSHLIQSQELLKRLKKSEYKNYKHIHLSSLENITKLCETGAGIALLPKRVATCISGTKIRPLNDVPFFKDELYLAYRLENKNLPAIQAIKETILASLSKETS
- the nadB gene encoding L-aspartate oxidase, with translation MNEYSFDVLIIGTGIAGLSTATKLAETGIRVGLVTRESDPNVTNTYWAQGGIIYSPASDDSLIKDILKASANSSNLKAAKRLTERSGRILEDILIDKAKTNFEREENGKLKFTREAAHSKDRILYQGDFTGKAIQTSLLNYLKDKSRFPNVSILTKHTAIDLLTPLHHGVRIQQRYEDLKVVGAYLYNQETKEVCKAISKYTVLATGGIGSIYLHHSNSEGARGDGHAMAKRAGAVLTDMEFIQFHPTTFYNSSSHRRFLISEAVRGEGGVLFNCNGERFMENYHPDLELAPRDVVARAILEETIETKHECVYLDISHKDADWLKNRFPTIYDHCLENGIDITKKPIPVVPAAHYTCGGVKTDLDGRTSLENLYAVGEVACTGLHGANRLASTSLLEGLTFGYIAAENILEKIGKVELYQAFDIKDWQDGVKKTDRALLHQDWLTLKQTMWNYVGLTRSNDRLGRANAMFHELLDEIGKFYKKCVLTDELIGIRNAVEVGYMVLQASRRNKESLGCFFRKGS